In the genome of Xiphias gladius isolate SHS-SW01 ecotype Sanya breed wild chromosome 1, ASM1685928v1, whole genome shotgun sequence, the window GCAGTGGAACACTGTTTATTGCATTGATCATCAATGTActctaaaattatatttttaaataaatagtaGCTTCTGTGTCTAGAATGGCAGTTATACTCCCTTGTAGTCCAGGTGCATTAATTTCCAAATTTACTTTAGCATAGTCTGCCACCTGCTGGCTCTTTAGTAGTTAGCTTTTACAGGGTCAATTTATCACAGCTGTGAATTGTCGATTGAAGTTACAGTCTATTAGCTCACTAGATCTACAttacaaattaaagtaaaatttgcCAAATGTAAGTCAGCAACTGAAGAGACACCCATAGACATCTACAGGATGTGAGGTGCAATCAAACcgaatgcaaaagaaaatgtaagtccttttttaaaactggataCAGAGACTTCTAGCCCCATGTGCATATCCCTATATGTGTCCTCTTGAGCATCCAACAgcataatatttttattaaagtcCCCCTCCACTTGCATATGTGTTTTGGGTTATTCTTACTTCTCTTGATGTTTAAGTTTAAGAATGATGTATGCAATGTATAATGAGTCTGACACTGGCAGACTGTTTTCAAATTCCTCCTCTAAAAGTGaacagtgtctctgtgtctcgGTTTTATCTCGGTGTTTCGATTTGTAATATCACAACTAGTTTGGAAGCCAGTCCTGGTCCAATAGGTAgcttacacaagtgtgatgtggaaacttgaagtCTGCCTTGCACATACACTGAGACTTTTAGTGATGTAAGAGACATCTTGtttccaaatgaaaaatgaaaaataattgcaTATTTATtggttttcaatttttccatgAGGCAGGAGGCATAGATGTCATTTTCAGAATTGCAAACGAAGggatttaacttttttttaaatggaaaaatcatatcaaacacattattatttaaagcAGAGTATTTTCATATATCCTCAAACATGTCTGGAAGGATTTTTTGATAAAATTGTTTATGCTTGACctaataataattttctttattatttatttatttacacttttGAGCACATgattttcaatttaattgattagtttaacactttattttatttatgtaaagcaTTTAAATTACATAATCTCCTCTTTGTTATTGTTCTTAAGTAATTAAACGATCTTTATCGTTTATTGTCGACCCGACGAGTGCCTGCCCTGGCGCATGCGCAATAGAACCTGGGAAAACGGAATGTTCTGGTTCTCGTGCGGAAGTCTCGCGCACATTTGGCAACCACAGTGAGGCGCAACCAAAGCAGCAACAGCGACTGGAGCGACGAGAAGGGAGCGAGCGGCCCAGTGGCTGAGCTTATCTGGATTTCGGGCAACAGAAGCGTCGATTACTAAAATGACCAGTGGGTATCGACATATATTTTGACTGTAAGGCATCAATGTACTTTATTCGATTGCATGTCGTCTGTGCTCGTTGCTTCTGCCGCTCGTTAGCCCCGGCCACCGGCCGACCCGGGTTCCGTCTATTTGCTGAAATAGACGGAACGTCATTTCACGGAAGTCACGCTAGTATTGCCCTGGTTAGTAAATAACACTCACACGCCACGGGcttgtgctgtgctgtgtgtcaCGCAGCTGTGTTGAACATTTGTCAGCATCGATGGGTCGTGAGTTGTCCAGCTGTTAGTCCGAGCCTCGGCCTACGTCAAAGCCATAGTATGCAGAGACATTACACGATTGTTTGGGTATTAACGCCGCCTGTAGCACGCAAGATGTCAAACTGATGACtggtaattatttttatttcttcaaaccTGGATCTGCCTTCGTTTCTTGTCCTTATTTACCTGGCTGGTGCGACAAACGTTGATGGAAAATGCTCTGCTGCCCCCTGTGCTGTTGTTCTAGGCATGAAGCAGCTCCGGAGCGACTCCCTGCCACGTCGGCTGCTCTCATGTTTTGCACTGGTGTTTATGCTATTGTACAGTCTTACTTAATATAAAAGGACCGTTTGTCATTATACATCATGGCTGGTGGACACTTGCCTCTCACTTATTAATGCCCCCTGCTCTTCTATTAGCACAGTAATAGAGGTGTTTTAAGGGTGTAGCTCACATACCTGGTGTTTTGCTCATTAATGTGCTTAATTTGTTAAGttatgtcccccccccccttttgtcTGGCATGCAGGAGGAAACCAACGTGAGCTTGCACGCCAGAAGAATGCCAAAAAGCAGACTGAACACGGTAAAGGGAAGAGGGGCGACGATGggctgtctgctgctgcacGAAAGCAGAGGTAAGCAGCAGTCTGCATCAGACTGAAGAAATGGGGACGCACACAAACTTGAGCAATTGATTTTTGCAGTGCTGTAACCAAAGCATGTTTTTGTCAGGACTTAAATGCTTTTtgcacttaatttttttttcaaaacttccTAATGATACAGTTGTGCAGTAATAGCTGCTGATGTGACCAGTTTTGCAAAAACCCACGTCACAGTActttatggtttaaaaaaaaaaaaaaaagcaatgtaatttatttttgcttgagaaattaTTCCAGTTAAATAATTACTGCTGTCACTGGTGTGCTTTACACAGGTGTGAGAGACAGTGGAGTCTGCCTTAACAAAGTGTATTCTGTCTTGAAATCTCCTCAAGGGATGCCGAGATAatgcaacagaagcagaaaaaggcGGATGAAGCTGGGAAAGGAAGCACAAAGTCCAAGTAAAGAATGAAGTTGGAGACTAATTCAACTCAATGTTTCAACAACATCCCATGTTCAGCATTCTTCCTGATATTTATGAGAAAGgatctgtcattttttttctagactCACGTATCTAGGATCCCACATTCTTCCCTATTGCAAATGACATTGCTTGTTGGATTCGTTATTTTACTCGGTGAAATTATGTCTGAGCAAGTTAGCGGTTGTCCCAGGTGGGTGCTGCATGCAGAAGAGCATCAGTGGTGTAAGCAGCAGGACAAATATGAACAATTCTTTACACAAAGCATCTACGTAacagttgtgtatttttgtacaaaaatgtcCCCTTCTGGTTTCAAATAAAGTGTATCTTTTTAGTTCATGCTTACTTGAGTTACTTTGAATGTTGGTTTGTGTAATATTTTCACATGATCTGTATTTTTGCTGTGGGAGCATTGAAAGGcaaatgtttacttttaaattatattaGTACATTTTTGTGGCATCTTTTTAAAGGCATCAAATTTAGATGCAATTTACTGAATATTTAATATGCCAGAGGGAACGAGGAGTTGTCAGTAAATCAGCATTTTCACTACTGTTCCTCTATGCACTCTGGTTGATAATTTGTGCTCCATGCTTTGATTAAGTTTTTCAAGGGTAGAATTGTGGTTAAACCctcaaaaaaatacttttgcaAACACTTGCctgtaaatattttctacagCAAAAGGTGAATAATTGCAGTAATGAAAGATAATTTGAGAAATGCTGCTGAAACCATTTTACCCTTCCTGTTACACttcacaaaacatttcaacc includes:
- the serf2 gene encoding small EDRK-rich factor 2 isoform X1, which codes for MTRGNQRELARQKNAKKQTEHGKGKRGDDGLSAAARKQRDAEIMQQKQKKADEAGKGSTKSK
- the serf2 gene encoding small EDRK-rich factor 2 isoform X2 — protein: MTGGNQRELARQKNAKKQTEHGKGKRGDDGLSAAARKQRDAEIMQQKQKKADEAGKGSTKSK